One window of Candidatus Hydrogenedentota bacterium genomic DNA carries:
- a CDS encoding alpha-L-fucosidase yields the protein MTPPKPSRRDVLKGLGAGFVLASAASAEEAVTKDTKKESDTSMEMPKPEPRVAQYESLAYGMFLHWGLYSQLGRGEWVMHMEKIPPQEYKKLRNTFTASEFDGIRIAQTAKKAGMKYITLTTRHHEGFSLYDTRGLSDYDAVHSPAKRDLVADFVKGCNAMDIKPFFYHTTLDWYQESFEKDFNAYLDYLLQSVEILCTQYGPIGGLWFDGNWSKPEGTDWKEDRLYAMIRKHQPEAMIINNTGLHARGAVGNPEIDCVTFEQGHPTPMDRRGMPKYLAAEMCQTMNMHWGIGYRDFCYMSPKEIITNLCACRKVGANYLLNIGPTAEGALPDYETAAVIRTGDWLKLYAEVIYSGKPCGVTSAGKDFALEADGKTYLFVHDLSVSGNAHVTADMQGPGPRKFAGLTKSISKAEWIDTGDVLKFEQDAASGQFTLETTGFPYGTNTVVRVARLT from the coding sequence ATGACACCACCTAAACCTTCGAGACGCGATGTATTGAAAGGACTTGGGGCGGGCTTTGTGCTTGCGAGTGCCGCATCGGCGGAAGAGGCGGTCACGAAAGACACTAAGAAGGAGAGCGATACGAGTATGGAGATGCCTAAACCGGAACCGCGTGTTGCGCAGTACGAATCGCTTGCATACGGGATGTTTCTGCATTGGGGACTGTATTCGCAGTTGGGACGCGGCGAATGGGTCATGCACATGGAGAAGATTCCGCCGCAAGAGTACAAGAAGCTGCGAAACACGTTCACGGCGTCGGAGTTTGACGGAATCAGGATTGCGCAGACCGCGAAGAAGGCCGGGATGAAATACATCACGCTTACGACGCGGCATCACGAGGGTTTCAGTCTTTACGACACGCGCGGGTTGTCGGACTACGACGCGGTGCATTCGCCGGCGAAGCGCGATTTGGTTGCCGATTTTGTGAAGGGCTGCAATGCGATGGACATCAAGCCTTTCTTCTACCACACGACGCTGGATTGGTATCAGGAGAGTTTCGAGAAGGACTTCAATGCCTACCTGGATTACTTGCTGCAGTCGGTCGAGATTCTCTGCACGCAGTACGGGCCGATTGGCGGGCTGTGGTTTGACGGGAACTGGAGCAAGCCAGAGGGCACGGACTGGAAAGAGGATCGGCTCTACGCAATGATCCGAAAGCATCAGCCCGAGGCCATGATCATCAACAACACGGGGCTGCACGCGCGGGGAGCGGTGGGCAATCCGGAGATCGATTGCGTGACTTTTGAGCAGGGTCACCCCACGCCGATGGATCGTCGAGGGATGCCGAAGTATCTGGCGGCCGAGATGTGCCAGACGATGAACATGCATTGGGGCATCGGGTACAGAGATTTCTGTTACATGTCGCCGAAGGAAATCATCACAAATCTGTGCGCGTGCAGAAAAGTCGGGGCGAACTACTTGCTCAACATCGGCCCGACCGCGGAAGGCGCGTTGCCGGATTATGAGACGGCCGCTGTTATCAGGACCGGAGATTGGCTCAAGTTGTATGCAGAAGTCATCTACAGCGGAAAGCCTTGCGGCGTGACGTCGGCAGGTAAGGACTTTGCGTTGGAAGCGGACGGCAAGACGTATCTCTTCGTGCACGACCTCTCCGTGAGTGGAAATGCGCACGTGACCGCGGACATGCAGGGGCCGGGTCCAAGAAAATTCGCCGGGCTCACGAAGTCCATCTCCAAGGCGGAGTGGATCGACACCGGTGATGTGCTCAAGTTCGAACAGGATG